Proteins encoded together in one Impatiens glandulifera chromosome 1, dImpGla2.1, whole genome shotgun sequence window:
- the LOC124916873 gene encoding non-symbiotic hemoglobin, which translates to MSQSSIPLSDGGNMEVKFTEEQEALVVKSWSLMKKNAGDLGLKLFLKIFEIAPSVKNMFSFLKDSTIPVEQNPKLKPHARTVFVMTCESAVQLRKAGKVVVRESSLKKMGSIHHKYGVVSEHFDVTRYALLETIKEAVPEMWSPEMKNAWGTAYDHLVAAIKAEMKSLADDS; encoded by the exons ATGAGTCAATCATCCATTCCTCTCTCCGACG GCGGAAATATGGAAGTGAAATTTACCGAAGAACAAGAAGCTCTGGTAGTGAAGTCATGGAGTTTGATGAAGAAAAATGCCGGTGATTTAGGACTCAAATTATTCTTAAA GATATTTGAGATTGCACCATCAGTGAAGAACATGTTCTCCTTCCTGAAAGACTCAACTATTCCCGTCGAGCAGAATCCAAAGCTCAAGCCACATGCCAGAACTGTCTTCGTTATG ACATGTGAATCGGCCGTGCAACTGAGGAAAGCTGGGAAAGTAGTTGTAAGAGAATCAAGTTTGAAGAAGATGGGATCTATACACCACAAATATGGCGTTGTTTCAGAGCATTTTGAT GTGACAAGGTATGCTTTATTGGAGACGATAAAGGAAGCAGTGCCGGAGATGTGGTCGCCGGAGATGAAGAACGCTTGGGGAACTGCCTATGATCACCTAGTAGCAGCCATTAAGGCTGAGATGAAAAGCTTGGCCGACGACAGTTGA